Genomic DNA from Edaphobacter lichenicola:
AACACAAGAGTCCGAATGCTGGACAACCAGAGAGCGCCATGGCAGGTGCGCTGCATGTTCGGCTGGGAGGGAAAAATTACTACGCTGGTGAACCAATGGCAGCGTTTCTCCTCGGAGCGGATTTTCCGCCGCCCAATGCGCTCAAGGCAAGACAGGCAATCAGGATAGTCGCAGTCGTCTCTGCCGTCGGAGCAGTTGTCGCACTGTTACTGCGCAGAGGACGAAGATGAAGAATCCTCCGCAGGATTTCTTGCCAGTACACGGTGGGCAACTCCGTCTGATCGCTGCGCGATATGGAGTTCCGGTCGAGCAACTTGTTGATTTCAGCGCCAACATCAACCCGGCGGGCCCCCCTGTTTCCGCGCTCGCGGCCCTGAATCGAGCCTTAGCAGACCCCGCCACTCTGGCAGCATATCCTGACCTTGAACTCGCCGAACTCAAGAAGACGCTGGCGGAAACCTCGAAGATCTTGTCAGAAAACATCGCCGTCGCCAATGGCTTCGTACCGCTGCTCGAAGCCACCCTGCGTTCGTTCAGGATTGCGCGTTGTCTTCTGCCTGTGCCCTCGTTCAGCGAGTATCGGCGAACGCTCGCGAACGAAGGCGTCGAGGTCGTTCCATACTGCCTCTCCCAGGAAAATGGCTTCTCGTACGCCCTGGACTCCCTGTTGCAGGCTGTGCTGGAAGAGGGGTGCGACGCAATTCTGCTGGCGAATCCGCAGAATCCTTCCGGAGTGCTTTGCGAAGCGGAGAGGATGCAACGCTTCATAGAGATGGCCGCAGAGCACCGAATCAAGGTGCTGATCGACGAGGCTTTCATGGACTACGTTCCAGCAGAGTCCCTGACACAAGCTGCCGTCGAACAAGAGAATTTAATTGTGTTCCATTCGGTTACAAAATTTTTCGCGATTCCCGGATTACGCGTCGCCTACGCCGTCAGCAGTACTTCTACGATAGAAGATCTGAATCGCAGGCTTGCGCCATGGCCAGTTACAACTTTAGCCTCGAGTGCGGTCTGCGCTGCTTTGCAGGACGACGCCTATGCGGAGGAAACTCGCAGAAAGAACTCCCTGCGACGAACCTGGCTGGAGCAGGAACTCGCTCGCTTGAAGATCATCACCTATCCCTCGAGCACTAATTTCCTTCTGTTACGATTTGCAAAAGAGATGGACGCACCGCTCATTTGGGAGAGGATGCTCG
This window encodes:
- a CDS encoding threonine-phosphate decarboxylase; the protein is MKNPPQDFLPVHGGQLRLIAARYGVPVEQLVDFSANINPAGPPVSALAALNRALADPATLAAYPDLELAELKKTLAETSKILSENIAVANGFVPLLEATLRSFRIARCLLPVPSFSEYRRTLANEGVEVVPYCLSQENGFSYALDSLLQAVLEEGCDAILLANPQNPSGVLCEAERMQRFIEMAAEHRIKVLIDEAFMDYVPAESLTQAAVEQENLIVFHSVTKFFAIPGLRVAYAVSSTSTIEDLNRRLAPWPVTTLASSAVCAALQDDAYAEETRRKNSLRRTWLEQELARLKIITYPSSTNFLLLRFAKEMDAPLIWERMLVEHQIVLRSCTNFEGLAAGHLRAAVRSEADNERLVDGLKRVLAR